One Carassius auratus strain Wakin chromosome 16, ASM336829v1, whole genome shotgun sequence genomic window carries:
- the LOC113115662 gene encoding uncharacterized protein LOC113115662 codes for MGSWMLIWILCATVTLMPVCLHGAISVRFKTGRPLYVALGQTLVLEAILKTDPGDKIDMVTWDRERGTDNVRLSQGNRISLENGDALLRLTDVAEEDFAIYKVTVTDSNGYQQHDSIEVRKIVEPLKTSIMHVLECVVDNHGMTQWDSPMFSWLVDGVTVTNQTALLADGSRLVISEVKGVNYTCIIKSSLGVVTSHYQIPEDSSESPCFCAGKIAASVITAILITLVAGFIVMKKCKNSPLL; via the exons ATGGGGTCATGGATGCTGATTTGGATTCTGTGTGCCACCGTCACTCTGA TGCCTGTGTGTCTTCATGGAGCAATATCGGTCCGTTTTAAAACCGGACGGCCTCTGTATGTTGCGCTCGGCCAAACACTTGTTCTGGAAGCCATATTAAAGACGGATCCAGGCGACAAGATAGACATGGTGACGTGGGACCGCGAGAGAGGAACAGACAATGTCCGACTGTCACAAGGAAACAGAATATCTTTGGAGAATGGAGATGCACTTCTGCGGCTCACTGATGTTGCAGAAGAGGACTTTGCGATCTATAAGGTCACCGTTACGGACAGTAATGGATACCAGCAGCACGACTCCATAGAAGTGCGAAAGATTG tggAACCTCTAAAGACGTCAATTATGCACGTGCTGGAGTGTGTTGTAGATAATCATGGCATGACGCAGTGGGACAGTCCTATGTTTTCTTGGCTGGTTGATGGTGTTACAGTAACCAATCAAACCGCTCTGTTAGCAGATGGAAGTAGACTAGTCATCTCTGAAGTGAAGGGCGTTAACTACACCTGCATCATCAAGAGCAGCCTGGGGGTAGTGACTTCACATTATCAAATACCAGAAG ATTCGTCAGAGTCTCCGTGCTTTTGTGCAGGAAAGATTGCAGCTTCAGTCATAACAGCAATACTAATAACACTTGTGGCTGG gttcaTTGTGATGAAGAAATGCAAGAACAGTCCCCTCCTTTAG